The Solibacillus daqui genome has a segment encoding these proteins:
- a CDS encoding YheC/YheD family protein: protein MFLTTIGMLHHRKDPETVFKSYAFAAVAKAEGMLFYYFTPRAVNFKTRTIQAKVLEDGVWQEKNVPFPDVIYNAGSPEKLAISKNILRQLRKEIPFTTNSIGNKLSITKRLQEGKEFASYLIPTESVQNEEQFYRHIQKYKKVVFKPVEGRKGKGIYYISILANGYEVQKDTQKERLTKDQLDTFLKNQLAEEAFILQPYIKSSLKNGQVFDFRIHVQKNGEGKWIITTVYPRVAPQGSIVPNINNGGFTNYLEPFLQLQFPREAFNIKRMLEHFGLSLARHLDDIQMVKFQEVIDEIGIDVGLDENGKLWIYEVNWRPGCPPAFYLELDVVRHTIQYANYIAHHQQEIKAQIQAAKNLAPAEKTIEKPIVAITKSTEKTTEEPIAAITESAEITTEEPIATITESAEITTEKPVVPIKGRAGKTTEKPIIAITGSAGKTTTKAFIASILSKNWSIFESKDYWNTTEHTKKHKELISESHKAVVLEYGMAYPGVIADHCEIIQPNISVVTNIGLAHVGNFDGDIKGVAKAKSELIQGMDQKGLLILNKDDDNSKWLLTDQFKGQIKTIGIHKKADYMAYDVQYKDDGMTFNIRLRNKEIPMFIPILGEHHVYNALNAIAVADQLGFSSDVIQAGLVFKKPPRRLTLYQCRNDILLIDDTVHSHPQGVRAALDVLGEIAKGRKVAIIGQMRELGDLREEEYRKLGAYIGDKKIDQLITYGFRTEEIGIAAQKSGIPAKNIHHFINKDQLHLFLKGMVRRGDTILVKGASKTNMFETIQFLDKQFKA, encoded by the coding sequence ATGTTTTTGACAACAATTGGCATGTTGCACCATCGTAAAGATCCAGAAACCGTTTTCAAGTCATATGCGTTTGCAGCAGTTGCAAAGGCAGAAGGGATGTTGTTTTATTATTTCACACCTAGAGCGGTTAACTTCAAAACACGAACGATTCAAGCGAAAGTTTTAGAAGATGGGGTTTGGCAAGAAAAAAACGTCCCATTTCCCGATGTCATCTATAACGCAGGAAGCCCAGAAAAATTAGCGATTTCGAAAAATATTTTAAGGCAATTGCGTAAAGAAATTCCTTTCACGACAAATTCCATCGGCAACAAACTGAGTATAACCAAACGTTTACAGGAGGGGAAGGAGTTTGCGAGTTACCTCATCCCTACTGAAAGTGTACAAAATGAAGAACAATTTTACCGGCATATTCAAAAATACAAAAAAGTAGTTTTTAAGCCGGTTGAAGGCCGTAAAGGTAAGGGGATATATTATATTTCAATACTAGCAAATGGCTATGAAGTACAAAAGGATACACAGAAAGAAAGGCTAACAAAGGATCAGCTAGACACATTTTTAAAAAATCAATTAGCAGAAGAAGCATTTATATTGCAACCATATATTAAATCTTCGTTGAAAAACGGGCAAGTATTTGATTTTAGAATTCATGTTCAAAAAAATGGTGAAGGTAAGTGGATCATTACTACCGTGTATCCTCGTGTTGCGCCCCAAGGTTCGATAGTTCCTAATATTAATAATGGTGGTTTTACAAATTACTTAGAGCCCTTTTTACAATTACAATTTCCTCGTGAGGCGTTTAATATTAAGCGCATGCTAGAGCATTTTGGTTTGTCATTGGCGCGTCACTTAGATGACATTCAAATGGTTAAATTTCAGGAAGTAATTGATGAAATCGGTATTGACGTTGGCTTAGATGAAAACGGTAAGCTTTGGATTTATGAAGTTAACTGGCGACCAGGGTGTCCACCAGCATTTTACTTGGAATTAGATGTTGTCCGACATACCATCCAGTATGCAAATTACATTGCACATCATCAGCAGGAGATAAAAGCGCAGATTCAAGCCGCCAAAAATCTTGCACCAGCAGAGAAAACAATTGAAAAACCAATTGTTGCAATTACAAAGAGTACAGAGAAAACAACTGAAGAACCAATCGCTGCAATTACAGAGAGTGCAGAGATAACAACTGAAGAACCAATCGCTACAATTACAGAGAGTGCAGAGATAACAACTGAAAAACCAGTTGTCCCAATTAAAGGGAGAGCAGGAAAAACAACTGAAAAACCAATTATTGCAATTACAGGGAGTGCAGGAAAAACAACTACAAAAGCATTCATTGCATCGATTTTATCAAAAAATTGGTCCATTTTTGAGTCGAAGGATTATTGGAATACAACGGAACATACGAAAAAGCATAAGGAACTTATTAGCGAATCCCATAAAGCTGTTGTTTTAGAATACGGTATGGCTTATCCAGGTGTCATTGCTGATCATTGTGAAATCATTCAACCGAACATAAGCGTAGTAACAAATATTGGATTAGCGCATGTAGGGAACTTTGATGGTGACATTAAAGGCGTGGCAAAAGCCAAATCAGAACTAATTCAAGGAATGGATCAAAAAGGATTACTCATATTAAATAAAGACGATGATAATTCTAAATGGCTATTAACCGACCAATTTAAAGGACAAATAAAGACAATTGGTATTCATAAAAAGGCAGACTATATGGCTTATGATGTGCAGTATAAAGATGATGGTATGACTTTTAACATCCGATTACGAAATAAGGAAATCCCGATGTTTATTCCAATTTTAGGGGAGCACCATGTATATAATGCGTTAAATGCTATAGCGGTGGCGGACCAATTAGGATTTTCATCAGATGTTATTCAGGCGGGCTTAGTATTCAAAAAGCCGCCACGTCGTTTAACGCTTTACCAATGCAGAAATGATATTTTGTTAATTGATGACACGGTACACTCGCATCCACAGGGGGTTCGCGCTGCACTTGATGTGTTAGGCGAAATTGCAAAAGGGCGAAAAGTTGCGATTATCGGACAAATGCGTGAATTAGGAGATTTGCGAGAAGAGGAATATCGTAAGTTAGGTGCGTATATTGGGGATAAAAAAATAGATCAATTAATTACGTACGGATTCCGGACAGAGGAAATCGGGATAGCAGCACAAAAAAGTGGCATACCGGCGAAGAACATTCACCATTTTATTAATAAGGATCAATTACATTTGTTTCTAAAAGGTATGGTTAGAAGAGGAGATACGATTTTAGTTAAGGGTGCAAGTAAAACAAATATGTTTGAAACGATTCAATTTTTAGATAAGCAATTTAAAGCATAA
- a CDS encoding Mur ligase family protein, whose product MKPISVETLCTIVDGKHIHGSSIGIHYGAYRLKQVKRRNTVLFIEKRIMNWAKLAPCFPLVLVTECHYHTKELPNEVTVIKVERSEEALWKFIHFYRQQFQLPVVAITGTAGKTTTKEMIKHILMRYKKVTATQLSTNSRTAFFQYLLSIESDTEAAIFETAVGAPGDLRKAGKYYKPTIGIITNIGEHHLNYCKTLEGYIDAKAEMLEILDANSVLIINTEDRNTSKIDFQRFKGRLIKIGTKSSNDFAATNIRYSTNGMEFVVVHKGEHHKVNVTGFGKHQVMNALAAIVAVVEMGLTIPQAAGQLQIYRPLNKQLQLFEGTNDALILDDTWSITTTSLEAALTVLNELAGGKKRIAIIGTITDVGSWGTFIHKKAAEIVFEKGVDILITVGEHAKIIADHAEDLGIQAQVYRFINSVLAYELLKEIINRNTIILIKGDMYSKTMFDLATKLKKKT is encoded by the coding sequence ATGAAACCGATTTCTGTTGAAACATTATGTACAATTGTTGATGGAAAACATATACATGGCTCGTCAATCGGTATTCATTATGGGGCATATCGATTAAAACAGGTAAAGCGGAGAAATACGGTTTTGTTTATTGAAAAGCGCATTATGAATTGGGCAAAATTAGCACCATGTTTCCCGCTTGTACTTGTTACGGAATGTCATTATCACACGAAGGAACTTCCAAATGAAGTGACGGTAATCAAAGTAGAGCGCTCAGAGGAGGCGTTATGGAAATTTATCCATTTCTATCGACAACAATTTCAGCTACCGGTTGTGGCCATTACGGGAACAGCAGGTAAAACAACAACAAAGGAAATGATTAAACATATTTTAATGCGTTATAAAAAAGTGACGGCAACACAGCTTAGTACGAATTCTAGGACGGCCTTTTTTCAATACTTATTAAGCATTGAAAGTGATACGGAGGCAGCTATTTTTGAAACAGCTGTAGGGGCACCAGGAGATTTGCGTAAAGCTGGAAAGTACTACAAGCCGACAATTGGAATTATTACAAATATTGGAGAACATCATTTAAATTATTGCAAAACATTAGAGGGTTATATTGACGCTAAGGCTGAAATGTTAGAAATATTAGATGCGAATAGTGTGTTAATCATTAATACGGAGGATCGTAATACAAGCAAAATAGATTTCCAAAGATTCAAAGGGCGACTCATAAAAATTGGAACGAAAAGTTCAAATGATTTTGCCGCTACAAATATCCGCTACAGTACAAATGGTATGGAGTTTGTAGTTGTTCATAAGGGGGAGCACCATAAAGTAAACGTTACAGGCTTTGGAAAACACCAAGTAATGAACGCGTTAGCTGCTATTGTCGCAGTAGTTGAGATGGGGTTAACAATACCTCAAGCAGCGGGACAGTTACAAATATATCGTCCGCTCAATAAACAATTGCAATTATTTGAAGGTACGAATGATGCGCTCATACTGGATGATACGTGGAGCATTACAACAACATCACTTGAAGCGGCCTTAACCGTATTAAATGAACTTGCTGGTGGAAAGAAACGTATTGCCATTATTGGAACAATTACCGATGTCGGTTCATGGGGAACGTTTATTCATAAAAAAGCAGCAGAGATAGTATTTGAAAAAGGAGTAGATATACTTATTACCGTTGGAGAACATGCAAAAATTATTGCAGATCATGCGGAGGACTTAGGGATACAAGCACAAGTATATCGTTTTATTAATAGTGTGTTAGCCTATGAACTTTTAAAAGAAATCATTAATCGCAATACAATTATTTTAATCAAAGGAGATATGTATAGTAAAACGATGTTTGATTTAGCGACAAAATTGAAGAAAAAAACATGA
- a CDS encoding YheC/YheD family protein, with the protein MHAIRGRIEQYKILMQHEQLQPYLAKNERFSKDALYSMLKLEHQIILKPIVGMDFIIVTKHQGMYQVKTKVIVVDVLEEGLYEYIQQIIGDRNYIIQSQFHSTFLSKKRYHCLITVQRRNERWYVTHSSKQTLNIIETVACFRHQVQLQKVAIMAAEQLGPSYSNCESIVIELIFNLAGDIVITDSFLHFSVSKWNQYQSIANFMPQTDLLTSSTFSCYLSRYSLVFLKPCNGQQGKGIIKIHKRGMRNYEIQMGRQKWAIAGIEQVYEHVLKIAPIEENYIIQRGIELATIDNRFMDIRVITQKVANDWYVTGKVVKVAGPHFFVTNAAQAILTLQQALRQSTVLSKFHGQLENQIDTVCKAASHLLDQSTERNIIGFDIAVTDLGRIWVIEGNYVPDLSFFQTLEDTTMYNTIMNYKLMNRSPKKDG; encoded by the coding sequence ATGCATGCGATTAGGGGGAGAATCGAACAATATAAAATACTAATGCAACATGAGCAATTGCAACCGTATTTAGCCAAGAATGAACGTTTTTCAAAGGATGCATTGTACTCCATGTTGAAGCTAGAGCATCAAATCATCCTGAAACCAATTGTTGGCATGGATTTTATTATTGTGACAAAACATCAAGGAATGTATCAGGTAAAAACTAAAGTTATAGTAGTTGACGTATTAGAAGAAGGTCTTTATGAATATATTCAACAGATTATTGGTGATAGAAATTATATCATTCAATCGCAATTTCATTCGACATTTCTAAGTAAAAAAAGGTATCACTGTTTAATAACTGTTCAAAGACGCAATGAACGCTGGTATGTTACACATTCATCAAAACAAACTCTCAATATTATTGAAACAGTAGCTTGTTTTAGGCACCAAGTACAATTACAAAAAGTTGCGATTATGGCGGCTGAACAACTGGGACCATCTTATAGCAATTGTGAATCTATAGTTATAGAGTTGATATTTAATTTAGCAGGGGATATAGTGATTACCGATTCGTTTCTCCATTTCTCGGTTAGCAAATGGAATCAATATCAAAGTATCGCGAACTTCATGCCCCAAACGGATTTACTAACGTCGTCAACATTTTCATGCTATTTAAGTAGGTATTCCCTTGTATTTTTAAAGCCATGTAATGGGCAACAAGGAAAAGGGATTATTAAAATTCACAAAAGAGGAATGCGAAATTATGAAATTCAGATGGGAAGACAAAAATGGGCAATAGCAGGTATTGAGCAAGTGTATGAGCATGTCCTCAAAATTGCTCCAATAGAAGAAAACTATATCATTCAACGGGGTATTGAATTGGCGACAATCGATAATCGTTTTATGGATATCCGAGTTATAACTCAAAAGGTAGCAAATGATTGGTATGTAACTGGCAAAGTGGTAAAAGTTGCTGGGCCTCATTTTTTTGTAACGAATGCAGCTCAAGCTATTTTGACTTTGCAACAAGCGCTAAGACAATCTACTGTACTTTCAAAGTTCCATGGGCAACTGGAAAATCAAATAGATACCGTTTGTAAAGCAGCATCCCATTTGCTTGACCAATCAACAGAACGTAACATTATTGGCTTTGATATAGCGGTAACAGATTTGGGGAGGATATGGGTTATTGAAGGTAATTATGTACCAGATTTGTCGTTCTTTCAAACATTAGAAGATACAACGATGTACAACACGATAATGAATTATAAACTTATGAATAGATCACCTAAGAAAGATGGATAA
- a CDS encoding ATP-grasp domain-containing protein gives MKTIVFIGTNKSGSSREATKAAEKLGYFTVLFTSNERQFEQREQYVDIHKMIVVDTSNMEALKAEIVKLQQIGLEIKTIVSFVDPYVHVASLLCDMFCQNLTSSKAIEIMEDKEETRKFLLNKSYTPQFTVIGPNEIPTGKLIFPLIIKSPKSTGSKDVLFAKDKKEFNKHLATLQSKYPTESIIYEEYLKGEQYLVEVIVQKHLPHIIAVMRQDITKGKRFIITGYQLFANIPPNLLPGLETLCQSIVETFDINTGAFHLELRLIGNSWKLIEINPRISGGAMNRMIEAAFGINLIEQTLKLYLGDEPDFTPKHHHFVYTKYLIVHRKGRLEKVTGKLRALKSPGIFDVYIKPKKGTILIPPLSMGHRYAYIIAQGSSISEAVSRANRAAHEIKFHMHHLQ, from the coding sequence TTGAAGACAATTGTTTTTATTGGTACTAACAAATCTGGTTCAAGCAGGGAAGCAACAAAAGCAGCGGAAAAGTTAGGTTATTTTACCGTCCTATTTACAAGTAACGAAAGACAATTTGAACAGCGTGAGCAATACGTGGATATCCATAAAATGATTGTTGTGGATACTTCAAATATGGAGGCTTTGAAAGCGGAAATTGTTAAACTTCAACAAATCGGATTAGAAATTAAAACGATTGTTAGTTTTGTGGACCCCTATGTACATGTGGCTTCCTTACTTTGCGATATGTTTTGTCAAAATCTCACCTCATCAAAAGCAATTGAAATTATGGAGGATAAAGAGGAGACACGAAAGTTTTTACTGAACAAATCATACACGCCACAATTTACAGTCATCGGACCAAACGAAATACCAACAGGCAAATTAATATTCCCTCTCATCATTAAATCTCCAAAATCAACTGGTTCTAAAGATGTATTATTTGCTAAGGATAAAAAGGAATTTAACAAGCATCTTGCAACGCTTCAAAGTAAATATCCTACCGAATCCATTATTTATGAGGAATACTTAAAAGGTGAACAATATTTAGTGGAAGTTATTGTACAAAAACACCTTCCCCATATTATTGCGGTCATGAGACAAGATATTACAAAGGGAAAACGATTCATTATTACAGGCTATCAGCTATTTGCAAATATACCTCCAAATTTGTTACCAGGACTAGAAACGCTTTGCCAATCCATTGTGGAAACGTTCGATATTAATACTGGGGCTTTTCATTTAGAATTACGACTAATAGGCAATAGTTGGAAGTTGATTGAAATAAACCCACGTATTTCAGGTGGAGCTATGAATAGAATGATTGAGGCCGCATTTGGTATTAATTTGATAGAGCAAACATTAAAACTCTATCTCGGGGATGAACCAGATTTCACACCTAAACACCATCATTTTGTCTATACTAAATATTTAATTGTCCATCGTAAAGGTAGATTAGAAAAAGTGACAGGAAAGCTACGCGCCTTAAAATCCCCAGGCATTTTCGATGTGTATATTAAACCTAAAAAAGGCACAATACTCATTCCCCCTTTATCAATGGGACATCGATATGCCTACATCATTGCTCAAGGCAGTTCTATAAGTGAAGCCGTATCACGTGCTAATCGGGCAGCCCACGAAATAAAATTTCACATGCACCATCTACAATAA
- a CDS encoding methyl-accepting chemotaxis protein: MKGLKFIAESPKIRTKINFILFNCIAVLVVVITVFNYNSSKQNLIDTMVNKLISDSSLSQAYIEAKYPGEWAIIDGDLHKGDLNLVGNTEIVDEIATLTNGNYVSFFQGGTRISTNVMANGERALNSEVSSEIQETVLGNKERYIGFSKILDEESEGIYEPIIDKNGEVIGIWATAILMAPYVGSLQEDLGIITVINAILMFLAITVISLFVEYKVSRPLKKVQENANELAELNLDTRILEWKGNDEIAGVANSFKAVQLRLKETIRIVSSSAVQVAESSQILSDSSVQTSEGSNQIANTINEIAAGASQQSTQIEKILHMLGETISEVATCLREAEETLVTATESTAIAKEGEAAISDAIKHLSTVTQTVSFATDSIQKLGKRSEEIGGIITVITNIADQTNLLALNAAIEAARAGDHGKGFAVVAEEVRALAEQSRLASSQITELINEIQAETTVTVKTMESDLLAVEEQVMIIKKGGDALIQIVDRVANTEANVGHMHKAFNQVQDNSIQVQRAMRDISTIIENTAAASEQVAATTQQQSATMEEMTANSEELAEIAANLKTEVRKFKLS, encoded by the coding sequence ATGAAAGGCTTAAAATTTATTGCAGAATCACCAAAAATACGTACAAAAATTAATTTTATTTTATTTAATTGTATTGCGGTACTGGTGGTAGTTATCACGGTATTTAACTATAACTCATCTAAACAAAATTTAATTGATACAATGGTAAACAAACTGATTTCTGATAGTTCATTAAGTCAAGCGTACATAGAAGCGAAATATCCAGGAGAATGGGCTATTATTGATGGTGATTTACATAAAGGGGACCTAAATTTAGTAGGGAATACTGAAATTGTCGATGAAATTGCAACATTGACAAATGGCAACTATGTGTCTTTTTTTCAAGGTGGTACTCGTATTAGTACTAATGTTATGGCAAATGGTGAACGTGCTCTAAATTCGGAAGTTTCAAGTGAAATCCAAGAAACAGTGCTTGGTAATAAAGAGCGTTATATTGGATTTTCAAAAATCTTAGATGAAGAATCAGAAGGCATTTATGAACCAATAATTGATAAAAATGGTGAGGTTATTGGGATATGGGCAACAGCGATTTTGATGGCTCCTTATGTAGGGAGTTTACAAGAGGATTTAGGCATTATTACGGTTATTAACGCTATTTTAATGTTCTTGGCAATAACAGTCATTAGTTTATTTGTGGAATATAAAGTTTCAAGACCTCTTAAAAAGGTACAAGAAAATGCAAATGAGCTAGCAGAATTAAATTTGGATACCCGTATTTTAGAATGGAAAGGAAATGACGAAATCGCTGGTGTAGCAAACAGCTTTAAAGCGGTGCAACTTCGTTTGAAAGAAACAATACGTATCGTGTCGAGCAGTGCCGTTCAAGTTGCTGAGTCTTCACAAATTTTGTCAGATTCATCCGTGCAAACTAGCGAGGGCTCCAACCAAATTGCCAATACGATTAATGAAATTGCAGCGGGCGCATCACAGCAATCTACCCAAATTGAGAAAATCTTACACATGTTAGGTGAAACAATCTCAGAAGTGGCGACATGTTTACGTGAGGCGGAAGAAACACTTGTTACTGCGACAGAATCAACAGCTATTGCTAAAGAAGGTGAAGCAGCAATAAGTGATGCGATTAAACATTTAAGTACCGTTACGCAGACGGTTTCATTTGCAACAGATTCGATTCAAAAGCTTGGTAAGCGCTCCGAAGAAATTGGAGGCATTATTACGGTTATTACGAATATTGCAGACCAAACAAATTTACTTGCATTAAATGCAGCAATTGAAGCCGCACGTGCAGGTGATCATGGGAAGGGCTTTGCCGTTGTAGCTGAGGAAGTACGTGCATTAGCAGAACAATCTCGTCTAGCATCTAGCCAAATTACAGAGCTGATTAATGAGATTCAAGCTGAAACTACTGTAACAGTAAAAACAATGGAAAGTGATTTACTTGCAGTAGAAGAACAAGTAATGATTATTAAAAAGGGCGGCGACGCATTAATACAAATCGTTGATCGTGTAGCAAATACAGAGGCAAATGTTGGTCATATGCATAAAGCATTTAATCAAGTGCAAGATAACTCCATCCAAGTCCAGCGTGCAATGCGAGATATTTCTACAATTATTGAAAATACAGCAGCCGCAAGTGAACAAGTAGCTGCAACTACTCAGCAGCAATCAGCAACGATGGAAGAAATGACAGCAAATTCTGAGGAATTAGCTGAAATCGCAGCCAATTTAAAAACTGAAGTACGGAAATTTAAGTTATCATAA
- a CDS encoding nucleoside-diphosphate sugar epimerase — MLRLSWFISMGISLFGVMIIQHFFTMKPDETANAGNLGALGIALVAPFILLSLFITYRFFVESSRHARDHIMRMIYLVFGVALLVVFAFYANGYKEDVLTNLGGDTKTPGSQIYGFPLLNEYTNSTFINFYTFGIVHTISGLIGTIVGIVLPAKQADIDQ, encoded by the coding sequence ATGCTACGTCTTAGTTGGTTCATTAGTATGGGCATTAGTTTATTTGGTGTAATGATTATTCAACATTTTTTCACAATGAAACCAGATGAAACAGCAAATGCAGGTAACTTGGGAGCATTAGGCATTGCGCTGGTGGCTCCGTTTATTTTGCTTAGCCTTTTTATTACATATCGCTTTTTTGTTGAAAGTTCACGTCACGCGCGTGATCATATTATGCGCATGATTTATTTAGTATTTGGTGTTGCGTTGCTTGTTGTATTCGCTTTTTATGCAAATGGCTATAAGGAAGATGTATTGACCAATTTAGGTGGCGACACAAAAACACCCGGCTCACAAATTTATGGCTTTCCACTACTAAATGAATATACAAATAGTACTTTTATTAATTTTTATACATTTGGTATTGTGCATACGATTAGTGGTCTTATCGGAACCATAGTTGGTATCGTGCTTCCTGCAAAGCAAGCCGATATTGATCAATAA
- a CDS encoding hydrolase produces the protein MLQKQETVLVLIDIQGKLAQIVDESDFVINNIANVVQGAKVLQLPILWLEQYPKGLGPTDERIAMHLTDQQPIEKITFSAYDTPEFVQALEQTGRKKVLLAGIETHICVYQTATHLLANGYEVEVLADCVSSRTAGNREVGIQKMLQLGANITSVEMALFEMQQIAQGDAFKAISKIVK, from the coding sequence ATGCTTCAAAAACAAGAAACGGTGTTAGTTTTAATTGATATTCAGGGAAAGTTAGCGCAAATTGTCGATGAAAGTGACTTTGTCATTAATAACATTGCCAATGTAGTACAGGGGGCAAAGGTATTACAATTACCGATTTTATGGTTAGAGCAATATCCAAAAGGACTTGGTCCAACTGATGAGCGTATTGCTATGCATTTAACAGATCAACAGCCAATTGAAAAAATTACGTTTAGTGCGTACGACACACCAGAATTTGTACAAGCATTGGAGCAAACGGGACGTAAAAAGGTGCTGTTAGCTGGTATTGAAACTCATATTTGTGTATATCAAACGGCTACGCATTTACTAGCAAATGGCTACGAGGTAGAAGTATTAGCCGACTGTGTGTCATCCCGTACAGCAGGCAACCGAGAAGTAGGGATTCAAAAAATGCTACAACTTGGCGCGAACATTACAAGTGTTGAAATGGCACTTTTTGAAATGCAACAAATTGCACAAGGTGATGCCTTTAAAGCCATTAGTAAAATAGTGAAGTAA
- a CDS encoding ECF transporter S component — protein MEKTSTLSKSSSKTFDIILSAMLITLVFVATLFLNIRLPIAANGGLVHLGTAMLFIVSIVFGPKKGAIAGAFGMALFDLFSGWTLWAPFTFIARGLQGYVVGKIAWSSNRQGNNVMFNILAIIVSVPVMLAGYYVCEAILFKSLVAPFLSIPGNLVQNAVGIIIAIPVAIALKKLPIFK, from the coding sequence ATGGAAAAAACATCAACACTTTCTAAATCATCTAGTAAAACATTCGATATCATTTTATCGGCAATGTTAATTACACTCGTATTTGTGGCTACACTATTTTTAAATATTCGATTACCTATAGCGGCTAATGGAGGATTAGTGCATTTAGGTACGGCTATGCTTTTCATTGTTTCAATTGTATTTGGACCTAAAAAAGGGGCAATTGCAGGGGCATTCGGAATGGCTTTATTTGATTTATTTTCGGGTTGGACACTTTGGGCTCCATTTACATTTATTGCTCGCGGCTTACAAGGGTATGTAGTCGGCAAAATTGCATGGTCTTCAAATCGCCAAGGAAATAATGTAATGTTTAATATTTTGGCAATTATTGTTTCTGTACCAGTAATGTTAGCCGGTTATTACGTTTGTGAAGCTATTTTATTTAAAAGCTTGGTAGCACCATTCCTTTCAATTCCTGGAAATCTTGTTCAAAATGCAGTAGGTATTATCATTGCGATACCCGTAGCAATTGCGCTAAAAAAATTACCCATTTTCAAATAA
- a CDS encoding CotY/CotZ family spore coat protein, translating to MNNENQKQHPLYGALNDLKQLQDLLTNSWSKYYGHFFEKLVGSDTIPFCFTTKECKLYTVVNPKTHTATSFFRLEAIEKSRVKLTLLRAVDIEEQNTNVLKDVVRLEKTETQMTVDLGSMLAIQLLEPALLSKNTYIESKW from the coding sequence GTGAACAATGAAAATCAAAAGCAACACCCGCTTTATGGTGCACTAAACGATTTGAAACAATTGCAAGACTTACTCACGAATTCTTGGTCAAAATACTATGGTCATTTTTTTGAGAAGTTAGTTGGGAGTGACACGATTCCGTTTTGCTTCACGACTAAGGAATGTAAGCTATATACAGTAGTGAATCCAAAAACACATACAGCAACAAGCTTCTTTCGTTTAGAAGCAATTGAAAAGTCACGCGTAAAGTTAACGTTATTACGTGCAGTTGATATAGAAGAGCAAAATACGAATGTATTAAAAGATGTTGTTCGGCTAGAAAAAACTGAAACGCAGATGACCGTTGACCTTGGTTCCATGTTGGCGATTCAACTATTAGAGCCAGCATTGTTAAGCAAAAATACTTATATAGAGTCGAAATGGTAG